The Galactobacillus timonensis genome has a segment encoding these proteins:
- a CDS encoding IS1595 family transposase — protein MSDTEDLQKITSMYSSLYQYQKDKLLSDLENCAILNKTSQSYCIKVCPKCGSETPNWTRGGRANSGKQMLLCHSCNHRTVVDYGQLTYYSQQDRSKWDQLIKDTLQQVPVHTTAQNLGISTYTVWRMRMKFLHALESIASETVVSNEIEMDEKYILNSHKGEKREDVKPRHRGEKASKRGLSDEQVCLVTAVQREGDAVLRATNMATPKEEDIAKIGPNFAEHSFVWIDGKTAYQKVLAWKNCEFRVLGDHKSYTSIDHLNNVNSFHSKIDEWNRGYRGVATKYINRYAALLVMVRKYAGMHADEVLLKVKTVLNDVSDFFRICDMKTTDLFAY, from the coding sequence ATGTCAGATACCGAAGATCTTCAGAAAATAACCAGCATGTACTCAAGTCTGTACCAGTATCAGAAGGATAAGCTCCTGTCTGATCTGGAAAACTGTGCCATCCTGAATAAAACTTCTCAGAGTTACTGCATCAAGGTATGCCCTAAGTGCGGTTCTGAGACTCCGAACTGGACCAGAGGAGGCAGAGCCAATTCCGGAAAGCAGATGCTTCTATGTCATTCCTGCAATCACAGAACTGTAGTCGACTATGGACAGCTTACCTACTATTCCCAGCAGGATCGTTCCAAATGGGATCAGCTGATCAAGGATACTCTTCAGCAGGTTCCGGTTCATACGACTGCTCAGAATCTTGGCATCAGTACCTATACTGTCTGGAGAATGCGGATGAAGTTCCTGCACGCTCTGGAATCCATTGCCAGCGAAACAGTGGTTTCAAACGAGATAGAGATGGACGAGAAGTACATTCTGAACAGCCATAAAGGCGAGAAACGAGAAGATGTTAAGCCGCGCCACAGAGGAGAGAAAGCCTCAAAGCGTGGCCTTTCCGATGAACAGGTATGCCTCGTCACTGCTGTCCAGAGAGAAGGAGATGCAGTACTGAGAGCTACCAACATGGCTACTCCGAAGGAAGAAGACATTGCCAAGATCGGCCCAAACTTTGCAGAGCATAGCTTTGTATGGATTGATGGCAAGACTGCCTATCAGAAAGTACTTGCTTGGAAGAACTGCGAATTCCGAGTTCTCGGTGATCACAAGTCCTATACTTCCATCGACCACCTGAACAATGTTAACTCCTTCCATTCCAAGATTGATGAATGGAACCGTGGGTACAGAGGAGTGGCAACGAAGTACATCAACAGATATGCTGCACTATTGGTAATGGTAAGGAAGTATGCAGGAATGCATGCCGATGAGGTACTGCTGAAGGTCAAAACAGTGCTCAATGACGTTTCTGACTTCTTCAGGATCTGCGATATGAAGACTACTGACCTATTTGCCTATTAG
- a CDS encoding CPCC family cysteine-rich protein encodes MKETNKCPVCGKTVLFEYDICPVCGWENDPIQMDHPDLTGGANKMSLHEAIDAYATGKKVE; translated from the coding sequence ATGAAAGAAACAAATAAATGTCCTGTATGCGGTAAAACAGTCTTGTTTGAGTATGACATTTGCCCTGTTTGCGGATGGGAAAATGATCCTATACAAATGGATCATCCCGATCTGACTGGCGGGGCAAATAAAATGAGTTTGCATGAGGCAATCGATGCCTACGCGACAGGAAAAAAGGTAGAGTAA
- a CDS encoding recombinase family protein produces the protein MPNITVIPARKQLRHSADQPEKPRLKVAAYCRVSTDTDEQATSYEAQVEHYTEYIQKNPDWEFAGIYADDGISGTNTKKREEFNRMIEDCMAGRIEMVITKSISRFARNTLDCLKYIRQLKEKSIPVYFEKENINTMDAKGEVLLTIMASLAQQESQSLSQNVRLGIQYRYQQGKVQVCTNRFLGYDKDKDGNLVINPTEAEVVKRIFREYLEGSSLLDICNSLMADGILTGAHKKKWVPSTVKKMLTNEKYIGDALLQKTVTVDFLTKKRVSNNGIAPQYYVEGSQPAIISKEIFMMVQEEIARRVNMSSGKSRSKRVYSSKYALSSIVICPKCGDIYRRMSWSIHGRRSIVWRCVTRVEHGPVACDAPTVKEEVLKAAVVQAINQTLGQKSEVIPKLQECAKDTLSSAVADTTEVDAKLMELQQELLKRNTSNQIYDDLANEIIRLREQKNAMQLASAEVKGKEICMQDLISFLMTQEGLVHEYDDVMVRRLIKNVYVQTESSFIVEFKSGTKVTV, from the coding sequence ATGCCTAATATCACAGTAATACCTGCAAGGAAGCAGCTACGACATTCTGCCGACCAACCTGAAAAGCCCAGACTCAAGGTAGCTGCATACTGTCGAGTTTCTACCGATACGGATGAACAGGCGACCTCCTATGAGGCACAGGTTGAACACTATACGGAATATATTCAGAAGAATCCGGATTGGGAATTCGCTGGTATCTATGCAGATGATGGAATTTCTGGTACGAACACCAAAAAGAGAGAAGAATTCAATCGTATGATTGAAGACTGTATGGCCGGAAGAATTGAAATGGTCATAACAAAGTCAATCAGCCGTTTTGCCCGGAACACTCTGGATTGTCTGAAATACATCCGGCAGCTGAAGGAAAAGAGTATTCCGGTTTATTTTGAGAAGGAAAACATCAACACAATGGATGCAAAAGGCGAGGTGCTGCTTACCATCATGGCTTCGCTTGCCCAGCAGGAAAGTCAATCGCTTTCGCAGAATGTTCGACTTGGCATTCAGTATCGTTATCAGCAGGGCAAGGTGCAGGTTTGCACAAACCGCTTCCTTGGATATGACAAAGATAAAGATGGAAACCTTGTAATCAACCCGACTGAGGCGGAGGTTGTGAAACGGATATTTCGTGAATACCTTGAAGGATCTTCTCTCCTTGATATCTGCAACAGTCTGATGGCGGATGGGATTTTGACAGGAGCGCATAAGAAAAAATGGGTTCCTTCAACGGTAAAGAAGATGCTCACAAATGAAAAATATATCGGTGATGCCCTTCTCCAAAAAACTGTTACCGTTGACTTTTTGACTAAGAAACGCGTTTCAAATAATGGAATTGCTCCACAGTACTATGTCGAGGGAAGCCAACCTGCAATTATCTCCAAAGAGATCTTCATGATGGTTCAGGAAGAGATCGCACGCCGGGTAAACATGTCCAGTGGGAAATCAAGATCTAAGCGAGTATATAGCAGTAAGTATGCCCTCTCAAGCATTGTGATTTGTCCGAAGTGTGGTGACATCTATCGAAGAATGTCATGGAGCATTCATGGTAGGCGTTCAATCGTTTGGCGTTGCGTCACTCGGGTAGAGCACGGCCCCGTGGCTTGTGATGCGCCAACGGTGAAAGAAGAAGTGCTGAAGGCTGCGGTGGTACAGGCTATCAATCAGACGCTTGGTCAGAAATCAGAGGTAATTCCAAAACTCCAAGAGTGCGCAAAGGATACCCTATCCAGTGCGGTAGCGGATACAACGGAGGTTGATGCAAAGTTAATGGAGTTACAGCAGGAATTGCTCAAACGAAATACGAGCAACCAAATTTATGATGATCTAGCAAATGAGATCATTCGACTCAGGGAACAGAAGAATGCTATGCAGCTGGCGTCAGCAGAAGTGAAAGGGAAGGAAATCTGCATGCAGGACTTGATCAGCTTCTTGATGACACAGGAGGGATTAGTACATGAATATGATGATGTAATGGTCAGACGGTTGATCAAGAATGTATATGTCCAGACAGAAAGTTCATTCATTGTTGAATTTAAGTCCGGAACAAAGGTGACGGTGTGA
- a CDS encoding recombinase, protein MKHTPFGYRIENGKAVIDEKEAEQLRYICACYLSGESLENAAKEAGLKMTHSSVRRMITNKKYLGTDYYPQILSQEIYQCITNENKRRNVLLNKAKVKKRIRKCEIPTAFLIEEGSEHFDDPFQQAEYVYSLVRSAVKENA, encoded by the coding sequence ATGAAACATACGCCATTTGGATACCGCATTGAAAATGGGAAAGCGGTGATTGATGAAAAAGAAGCAGAACAGCTCCGATACATCTGTGCCTGCTATCTGTCTGGTGAATCTCTTGAGAACGCTGCTAAAGAGGCTGGATTGAAGATGACACATTCTTCCGTTCGCAGGATGATCACAAATAAAAAGTATTTAGGGACGGATTACTATCCGCAGATTTTGAGTCAGGAAATATATCAATGTATTACCAACGAGAACAAACGCCGGAATGTACTGCTCAATAAAGCCAAAGTGAAGAAACGGATCAGAAAATGTGAGATACCAACTGCTTTCTTGATTGAGGAAGGATCAGAGCATTTTGATGACCCATTCCAACAGGCCGAATATGTCTATAGCTTAGTGAGGAGCGCGGTGAAAGAAAATGCCTAA
- a CDS encoding recombinase family protein: MKKITKIDENPSVKAVRKKRVAAYCRVSTAQEAQLVSLEMQKNHYKDFISKNPDWELVEVYYDEGISGLNKEKRPALMRMITDCENGKIDMVVTKSISRFSRNTADCLELVRKLQSMNIPIYFEKENIDTSSMESELLLSILSSLAEDESFSISQNSKWSVRNRFMNGKFKISSPPYGYDWKDEKMVMNSEQASVVKRIFRETLQGKSTSEIAQELQTEGIPTKRGGIWNSSTILAILRNEKYTGDVLFQKTYTDSTFTRRRNHGEKDQFFMENHHEAIVSHEEFKAANAVVDENASEKGLKGNTEKFLNHYVFSGKIICGYCGDTFKRRIHYSDSSCQYIAWCCSTHLKEKNKCSMLFIREDSLKAAFVIMMNKLIFAHEQILDPLLEAQMNTEYKQTLVRLDALEKRMDKNTQRRQSMVQLLSKGLLEPAVYARENNALIQEAKQIADEQDRLTHNVRDGMDRVTELRLLIQYTEQSEMIKEFSNEAFSEYVEKVIIPRRDEAQFVLKCGLTLTERLV, translated from the coding sequence ATGAAAAAGATAACAAAGATCGATGAGAATCCCTCGGTGAAGGCCGTTAGGAAGAAACGTGTGGCTGCTTATTGCCGAGTATCGACTGCACAGGAAGCACAGCTTGTGAGCTTGGAAATGCAGAAAAACCACTATAAGGATTTCATCAGCAAGAATCCGGATTGGGAACTTGTCGAAGTGTATTACGACGAAGGTATTTCAGGACTGAATAAAGAGAAGCGGCCGGCTCTGATGCGGATGATCACAGATTGTGAAAACGGGAAAATAGACATGGTGGTCACGAAATCCATCAGCCGTTTTAGCCGAAACACCGCAGATTGCCTTGAACTTGTCAGAAAGCTTCAGAGCATGAACATCCCGATTTACTTCGAGAAGGAAAACATCGATACATCTTCGATGGAAAGTGAGTTGCTTCTAAGTATTCTCAGCAGCCTTGCGGAAGACGAATCGTTTTCCATTTCACAGAACAGTAAATGGTCAGTGAGGAATCGATTCATGAACGGAAAGTTCAAAATTAGTTCGCCACCATACGGCTATGACTGGAAAGACGAAAAAATGGTGATGAATTCTGAACAGGCGAGTGTTGTGAAACGTATTTTTCGGGAAACGCTCCAAGGAAAATCAACATCTGAAATTGCACAGGAATTACAAACGGAAGGTATTCCGACAAAAAGGGGAGGGATATGGAATTCTTCTACTATCCTGGCAATCCTTCGGAATGAAAAATATACAGGCGACGTGTTATTCCAGAAAACGTATACAGATAGTACTTTTACTCGCCGGAGAAACCATGGTGAAAAAGATCAGTTCTTTATGGAAAATCATCACGAAGCCATCGTTAGTCATGAAGAGTTTAAAGCAGCGAATGCTGTTGTAGACGAAAATGCTTCTGAGAAAGGACTCAAAGGTAATACCGAAAAGTTCCTTAATCACTATGTGTTTTCCGGAAAAATAATCTGCGGTTACTGCGGAGACACGTTTAAACGAAGAATCCATTATTCCGATTCTTCCTGTCAGTACATCGCGTGGTGCTGCAGTACGCATCTGAAAGAAAAGAATAAATGCTCAATGTTATTTATCCGGGAGGATAGCCTGAAAGCGGCATTTGTCATAATGATGAATAAATTGATTTTTGCGCATGAACAGATTCTGGATCCGCTTCTGGAAGCGCAGATGAATACAGAGTACAAGCAAACGCTTGTGCGACTGGATGCCCTGGAAAAACGAATGGATAAAAACACCCAGCGAAGACAATCTATGGTTCAGCTCCTGTCAAAGGGACTGCTCGAGCCTGCGGTCTATGCCCGGGAAAATAATGCGTTGATCCAGGAAGCAAAACAGATCGCTGATGAGCAGGACCGGCTTACACACAACGTGCGAGATGGTATGGATCGTGTCACTGAATTGCGTTTGCTAATCCAATACACGGAACAATCAGAAATGATCAAAGAATTTAGCAATGAGGCTTTTAGCGAATACGTTGAAAAGGTAATTATCCCGAGGCGGGATGAAGCCCAGTTTGTATTAAAGTGCGGACTGACATTGACGGAAAGGCTGGTGTGA
- a CDS encoding phosphodiester glycosidase family protein — MLINQNNGHSCLRKITDAFNVYVRSGTKPDIRYGTLEYAGSTVHYALVHPSADTVLTLDYAGDKPQFLTDIRNSWFVEQGFSIAVQLSGGYFDNHPSALTYGRPVGALLHNWSKDWERHRGYICYPAKGKGYPTIYSDGYSLHWKDAWQDEFLPLLGSMYWALGAGQSLMLDGQVDCSVGAENGRYHQKECVAMLGITKDGDWLLAVNTGKGLDHLTRAYLMRDLGAYTAFDLDGGGSTHFWIDDPYTGEEQSAGSSISKVKVTPDQFYAEWNGKRIDRDGNGFWCVDAFKQWCHEVLGYEWPTKNGWADGYWYYRKEHAKEFDFITDPAQFQDGDWVIWPKDGKQPCPSSHIAMYYHGKCFGMRQGSKTHVFELKRIPFTGVLGALRWKGYEQENNDIDLIARKVIAGKWGNGAERKQRLTTAGFSYALVQERVNELLKGGN, encoded by the coding sequence ATGTTAATCAATCAGAACAACGGGCATTCGTGTCTGCGTAAGATCACGGATGCCTTCAATGTCTATGTACGCAGCGGCACAAAGCCGGATATCCGGTATGGAACTTTGGAATACGCTGGAAGCACGGTGCATTACGCTTTGGTCCACCCCAGTGCCGACACGGTTCTCACGCTGGATTACGCCGGTGACAAACCGCAGTTTCTGACGGATATCCGCAACAGCTGGTTTGTGGAGCAGGGATTCTCGATTGCTGTTCAGCTTTCCGGCGGTTACTTCGACAACCATCCGTCAGCTCTCACCTATGGCCGTCCGGTTGGGGCTCTCTTACATAACTGGTCAAAGGACTGGGAACGCCACCGTGGTTATATCTGTTACCCCGCCAAAGGCAAAGGTTATCCGACGATTTATTCTGACGGTTACTCCCTGCACTGGAAGGACGCATGGCAGGACGAGTTTTTACCGCTGCTTGGTTCGATGTACTGGGCCTTAGGCGCTGGCCAGTCACTGATGCTGGACGGGCAGGTGGATTGCTCGGTCGGTGCGGAAAACGGCCGGTATCACCAGAAGGAATGCGTGGCGATGCTCGGTATCACCAAGGATGGCGACTGGCTGCTTGCAGTGAACACCGGCAAGGGTCTGGACCATCTGACACGAGCCTATCTGATGCGGGATCTTGGAGCGTATACCGCCTTTGATCTTGATGGCGGCGGCAGTACGCACTTCTGGATCGACGATCCATATACCGGTGAAGAACAGAGTGCTGGCAGCTCCATTTCCAAAGTAAAAGTGACCCCGGACCAGTTCTATGCGGAGTGGAACGGGAAACGGATCGACCGGGATGGAAACGGGTTCTGGTGCGTCGATGCCTTCAAGCAATGGTGCCATGAGGTGCTTGGCTATGAATGGCCGACGAAAAACGGCTGGGCAGATGGCTACTGGTACTACCGGAAAGAACATGCAAAGGAATTCGACTTCATCACCGATCCGGCGCAGTTTCAGGATGGCGACTGGGTGATCTGGCCAAAGGATGGAAAACAGCCCTGCCCCAGCAGCCACATTGCCATGTACTATCATGGCAAATGCTTCGGTATGCGTCAGGGCAGCAAAACCCACGTCTTCGAACTGAAGCGGATTCCCTTTACCGGGGTGCTTGGCGCACTGCGATGGAAAGGATACGAACAAGAGAACAATGATATTGATTTGATCGCCAGAAAGGTGATCGCCGGCAAATGGGGCAATGGCGCGGAACGCAAGCAGCGCCTGACAACCGCCGGCTTTTCTTATGCACTGGTTCAGGAAAGAGTGAACGAGCTCTTAAAAGGAGGAAATTGA